In Colletotrichum higginsianum IMI 349063 chromosome 1, whole genome shotgun sequence, one genomic interval encodes:
- a CDS encoding plant-like oligopeptide transporter has product MSPATQQHQQQQQQQQQQQQPEVAGGPKAGGPGNGDAISVDTPSSGTPEKRSSEPAAPCTEGDMEKPPFVFTTQANGEEEAFDEDDPRLRDIPAYVRRIVSLHDDPELPCLTFRYFLLTIVFVIPGAFLSMMSHFRTTYAPYSIFFVQIASSYAGVWLAKILPAWEVKVPLTRFSFNLNPGPFNVKEHVLVTISAASGATYNLGYTPVAMAELYFNSRIHPAAAIFFMWGIVWTGYSFAALARQFLIYDPQFPWFTALCQTALFETQKKQRESPTASSRKQTKVFFWALLGMTLWQFLPEYVFPMLGSLAFLCWVAPNNAVANFVGAGFGGLGFMNLSLDWSNISSSGSLFLTPWWTQVVMFSGFVCSVWVLLPAAKYGHLGEWHEHLMSNRLFLENGTSYPITQLLTPEVTFNETAYQELGPPFVSTHVLWTMFFDYAAYTSAIIWAGLFGWKSIKSSFLKMMERMKSGSQISSQYNDQLSILQRSYKEVPLWWFLALFAASFVSLVTITATGNMFIPVWTYFVAIATGAFLVVPLGWLYALSNFQLAIGTVNELLYGLMVNSVSGFKNPTGASAYGAIAGNAWYRAQLNLQDMKIGHYNHCDPRAVFFSQVFGSFLGVPINYAVVRWVLDTKFDYLTGTKEDPAHQWTAQSLTSNLTMGVQYVLIGPRRLFEQHIYKVLPYGFLVGAFAPVLIYGLHRLFPRAKFQLWNTTIFFSSMSSFYGNISTGYFSSFIGGFVVMFWAYRYRYNLWARWNYILAAAFDAGFNFNMLLTFLFFGAGKIVTMPNWWGNEAASSERCFALE; this is encoded by the exons ATGTCTCCGGCCACGcagcaacaccaacaacaacaacaacaacaacaacaacagcagcagccagaggTCGCCGGGGGACCGAAGGCGGGCGGCCCGGGCAACGGCGATGCAATCTCCGTCGACACCCCCAGCAGCGGCACGCCCGAGAAAAGGTCGAGCGAACCGGCGGCTCCGTGTACCGAGGGCGACATGGAGAAGCCGCCCTTCGTCTTCACCACGCAAGCCAacggcgaagaggaggcgttcgacgaggacgacccGAGGCTGCGGGACATCCCGGCCTACGTGCGTCGCATCGTTTCGCTGCACGACGATCCGGAACTGCCGTGCCTCACGTTCCGGTACTTCCTCCTcaccatcgtcttcgtcatccccggcgccttcttgtcgatgatgagcCACTTCCGCACGACCTACGCGCCGTactccatcttcttcgtccaGATCGCGTCCAGCTACGCCGGGGTGTGGCTCGCCAAGATCCTGCCGGCGTGGGAAGTCAAAGTGCCCCTGACGAGGTTCAGCTTCAACCTCAACCCGGGTCCCTTCAACGTCAAGGAACACGTGCTCGTCAccatctcggcggcctcgggcgccACGTACAACCTCGGCTACACCCCTGTGGCCATGGCCGAGCTCTACTTCAACTCTCGCATCCACCCTGCCgcggccatcttcttcatgTGGGGGATCGTCTGGACGGGATACTCGTtcgcggcgttggcgagacAGTTCCTGATCTACGACCCCCAGTTCCCCTGGTTCACGGCTCTCTGCCAGACCGCCCTCTTCGAGACGCAGAAGAAGCAGCGCGAGAGCCCGACAGCCTCGTCTCGGAAGCAGACAAAGGTCTTCTTTTGGGCCCTTCTCGGCATGACCCTGTGGCAGTTTCTTCCGGAATACGTGTTCCCGATGCTGGGCTCTCTGGCGTTCCTCTGCTGGGTGGCGCCCAACAACGCCGTGGCCAACTTTGTCGGCGCTGGCTTTGGGGGGCTCGGCTTTATGAATCTCTCACTCGACTGGTCCAACATATCCTCCAGCGGAAGTTTGTTCCTGACTCCTTGGTGGACGCAAGTTGTCATGTTTTCCGGGTTTGTCTGCAGCGTGTGGGTGCTGCTACCGGCTGCGAAGTACGGCCACTTGGGAGAGTGGCACGAGCACCTGATGTCTAACCGATTGTTCCTCGAGAATGGGACGTCCTACCCCATCACCCAACTTCTGACCCCCGAAGTCACATTCAACGAAACGGCGTACCAGGAGCTCGGCCCTCCCTTCGTCAGCACCCACGTGCTCTGGACCATGTTCTTCGACTATGCCGCGTACACGTCTGCCATTATCTGGGCCGGCCTCTTTGGATGGAAGAGTATCAAGAGCAGCTTCCTCAAGATGATGGAGCGTATGAAGAGCGGGTCCCAGATCAGCTCACAGTACAACGACCAGCTCAGCATCCTGCAGCGTTCCTACAAAGAGGTTCCGCTATGGTGGTTCCTGGCTCTCTTCGCGGCATCTTTCGTCTCGCTGGTAACCATTACTGCTACCGGCAACATG TTCATCCCTGTGTGGACCTACTTTGTTGCCATTGCAACGGGTGCGTTTTTGGTTGTACCGCTGGGCTGGCTGTATGCTCTTAGCAACTTCCAGCTGGCCATCGGGACGGTCAACGAGCTCCTGTATGGCTTGATGGTCAACTCGGTCAGCGGCTTCAAGAATCCCACAGGCGCCTCCGCCTATGGCGCCATTGCAGGCAACGCATGGTATCGCGCTCAGCTTAATCTTCAGGACATGAAGATCGGGCACTACAACCATTGCGATCCTAGGGCTGTGTTCTTCTCTCAGGTATTCGGATCCTTCCTCGGGGTGCCCATCAACTATGCCGTAGTCAGATGGGTGCTTGATACCAAGTTCGACTATCTTACGGGGACAAAAGAGGACCCTGCGCATCAGTGGACGGCGCAGTCTCTCACGTCGAACCTTACAATGGGTGTCCAGTACGTGCTCATCGGTCCGCGTCGACTCTTTGAGCAGCACATCTACAAGGTTCTTCCTTATGGCTTCCTCGTCGGGGCCTTCGCGCCGGTGCTCATCTACGGGCTGCACCGCCTGTTCCCGCGCGCTAAATTCCAGCTGTGGAACACGaccatcttcttctcgtccatgtcgagcTTCTACGGCAACATCAGCACCGGGTACTTCAGTAGCTTCATCGGAGGCTTTGTCGTCATGTTCTGGGCCTATCGCTACCGCTACAACCTGTGGGCGAGGTGGAACTACATCCTGGCAGCTGCGTTTGATGCAGGATTCAACTTCAACATGTTGTTGAcgttcctcttcttcggtGCTGGGAAGATTGTCACCATGCCGAACT GGTGGGGTAACGAGGCAGCCAGCTCCGAGAGGTGTTTTGCGCTGGAATGA
- a CDS encoding Major facilitator superfamily transporter produces the protein MASIEPRGQPIDLHDLSEHIRASRGGSQRPWPRRQDSKPKDEWHVIEVGSDASKEWASSPKVEEACSGYPSPLGTATPLSYSTNFLHPATPDGRESTFTPRGDEFNDTASLTARSNRDGRKKSSKFVWWTFGLWLLGVLMMTLTTVYSTGSAKALMRMNFFVMSSKNSILILRVLTELCAVTLAALVVVVVEDLQWALASRPGGVSLLTFVGLDSGTGVWGLLRLLATAEWKQKYSSLFRLLVICSIPLPGIILMGALSIDMVTFPEKTYNVSAGIGRFNASYVYEIRQSTATALLVQMGSPAWSDRESFSVDPLGEGQGQCIGSNGRGVPCDESHILTGGVFAVAPQTDDLKQFPNAGAYVVPKTRIVQLEYGKVQDLEGLRSTGKCFLLGAAHAASYWCADVSEGNGFLFDWTNRLEISSSLFVYSRHATVTYDRRNFSILAVSDMSPPLQEIITLEEYMLSLSAVVPGFNTSAAATKGDNSALAIYAVTALPINESEVAKKQSLKAIRKAMSVPFHYFHANYFSSGPSIWELTGPRQGLSEDMYTTMSISILSHQVVAGKVSRALFVVVSGLILLLSAAIIIATSRVCVKRPERCGYPTLDFAAVCAMKGGMQPSPPTEWADRREAADDGPPDHVNRLHRSLTELGKKPKSFEVAKNIQNDRVIIG, from the exons ATGGCGTCTATAGAGCCGCGAGGCCAGCCGATCGACCTCCACGATTTGAGCGAGCACATACGCGCCTCGAGAGGCGGCTCCCAGCGGCCGtggcctcgccgccaagacAGCAAACCCAAGGACGAGTGGCACGTTATCGAGGTCGGCAGCGACGCCTCCAAGGAGTGGGCAAGTAGCCCAAAAGTCGAAGAAGCGTGCTCGGGATACCCGTCGCCTCTGGGGACCGCCACGCCCTTGTCGTATAGCACGAATTTCCTCCATCCCGCCACGCCCGATGGCAGGGAATCGACATTCACCCCGAGGGGGGACGAGTTCAACGACACCGCCTCCCTCACGGCGAGGTCGAACAGAGACGGAAGGAAAAAGTCGAGCAAATTCGTGTGGTGGACCTTTGGCCTGTGGTTGCTCGGGGTCCTGATGATGACGTTGACGACCGTGTACTCGACCGGCTCGGCCAAGGCCCTGATGAGGATGAACTTCTTCGTCATGTCGTCCAAGAACTCCATCTTGATCCTGCGCGTGCTGACGGAGCTCTGCGCCGTTACCTTGGCTGCcctcgtcgtggtcgtggtcgagGACTTGCAATGGGCACTGGCATCTCGCCCTGGCGGCGTGAGTCTGTTGACCTTTGTTGGGCTCGATAGCGGCACCGGCGTCTGGGGACTCTTGCGCCTCCTGGCGACGGCCGAGTGGAAGCAAAAGTACTCGAGTTTGTTCCG TCTTCTGGTCATCTGCTCGATCCCTCTGCCGGGCATTATCCTAATGG GTGCTCTCTCCATCGACATGGTCACCTTTCCTGAAAAGACTTACAACGTGTCTGCTGGAATTGGCCGTTTCAACGCCTCCTACGTCTACGAGATCCGCCAGTCCACCGCAACAGCATTGTTGGTGCAAATGGGCAGCCCTGCCTGGTCTGACAGGGAGTCCTTCTCCGTGGACCCTCTGGGCGAGGGTCAAGGGCAGTGTATTGGCTCGAACGGCAGGGGGGTGCCGTGTGACGAGTCTCACATACTCACAGGCGGCGTGTTTGCCGTTGCGCCGCAAACCGATGATTTGAAGCAGTTCCCAAACGCGGGAGCATACGTCGTTCCCAAGACGCGAATCGTCCAGCTGGAGTACGGCAAAGTGCAAGACCTCGAAGGCCTCCGCTCGACCGGCAAATGTttccttctcggcgccgcccacgccgcctcGTACTGGTGTGCCGATGTCAGCGAGGGAAACGGGTTTCTGTTTG ACTGGACCAACCGCCTGGAGATTTCCTCCTCGCTCTTTGTGTACTCGCGTCACGCGACCGTCACATACGATCGCAGGAACTTCTCCATCCTGGCAGTGTCCGACATGTCTCCGCCGCTCCAAGAGATCATCACCCTCGAGGAGTACATGCTGTCGCTGTCGGCGGTTGTCCCGGGCTTCAACACGAGCGCCGCGGCGACCAAGGGGGACAACTCGGCCCTCGCCATCTACGCCGTCACGGCGCTGCCGATCAACGAGAGTGAGGTGGCGAAGAAGCAGTCGCTTAAGGCCATCCGGAAGGCCATGTCGGTGCCGTTCCACTACTTCCATGCCAACTACTTTTCCAGCGGGCCCTCGATCTGGGAGCTCACGGGGCCCCGTCAGGGGCTGTCGGAGGACATGTACACGACCATGTCCATATCGATCCTCAGCCACCAAGTCGTGGCGGGCAAGGTCAGCAGGGCGCTCTTCGTAGTCGTGAGCGGGCTGATCCTGCTTCTCTCGGCGGCCATCATCATAGCCACGTCGAGGGTCTGTGTGAAGAGGCCAGAGAGGTGCGGCTACCCAACGCTGGACTTTGCCGCCGTGTGCGCGATGAAGGGAGGGATGCAACCTTCACCACCAACGGAATGGGCGGATAGACGAGAGGCGGCGGATGATGGCCCGCCGGACCACGTGAACAGGCTACACAGGAGTCTGACAGAGTTGGGCAAGAAGCCTAAATCATTCGAGGTTGCGAAGAATATCCAGAACGATAGAGTAATCATCGGGTAG